From Lewinellaceae bacterium:
TGGCTGAATAACAACCATGGGTTGAGTTCCAATAATGTCAACCAGATTATTGAGGATAAGCGGGGCCACATTTGGATAGGAACCCTTAACAGTGGCGTCAACCGGTATGACGGCCGGAGCATCCTGACTTACACAGAAAAGGAAGGCTTTGGCGGGGAAGCCTATGTCATCGAGGAAGACCGCCGGGGCAACTTGTGGTTTGGGTGCGTTGGGGATGTCATCATCCGGTATGACGGGCGGCATTTTACCCATTATTCCCTGAGTGATGAGCACATCGGCAGTATATCCGGAATCCATGAAGACCGGCAGGGTAATATATGGTTCGGTAGCTTTACAGGAGGCCTTATCCGGTACGACGGCGTCTTTTTCACGCGTTATACGGACAAACATGGCCTGTTCAGCAACAATGTGCAAGCTATTGAAGAGGACCGGCGTGGGAACCTATGGGTTGGAACCGACAAGGGGTTATGCCGGTTCGACGGGAGGCGTTTTACCCGATACACGGAAAAGGAGGGCTTAGCCTGGAGGCTCATTCTGTCGCTCTGCGAAGACCGCCGCGGCCGGCTGTGGATCGGCACCTCGCGGGGCGCCAGTTGTTACGATGGCAGCTCCTTCACCAATTACCCGGTTGATGAAACCTCGGACAGTCCTTATATCCGGAGGATACTGGAAGACAGCCGGGGGAACATCTGGTTTTCTGTTTTTGGTAAAGGGGTGGCCTGTTTTGACGGGGAACGCTTTACCTGGTTTACTAAAAACGAGGGAATGCATGGTAATCTGTTTAATTATTTGATGGAAGACAGCCAGGGAAACATCTGGCTGTCGGGAGGGGGGCTGACGCGGCTGAACCCCCGGAGTTTCACGCGTTTCAATGGAACCGGAGAATTGACACTCGGCCGGGTCTTTTCCACTTATGGAGACCATTCCGGCAGCCTCTGGTTCGGAACCTCCCGGGGCGCTTTCCGGTACGATGGGGACAGCCTGGCCCTATTCTCGGCAGAAGAAGGGCTGGCACTCAGGAATATCCGCGCTATCACAGAGGACGGCCAAGGCCGTTTGTGGCTGGGGGGCAGCGGCGGCGCCGTCCGCTACGATGGCGAAAACTTCACGCACTACACCAGAGCCCAGGGATTGAGCAGCTATGTCGTATGGTCCATCCTGGAAGACAAACGGAGCGATATTTGGCTTGGAACGAATGACGGAGGTGCCTGCCGGTTGGACGGCAGTAGTTTTACCCACTTCACCCAGGAGCATGGCTTAGGTGCAGATCAGGTCATCTGCCTCCTGGAAGAAAAGCACGGAGGCCTGCTGTTGGGCACCTACGGCGGCGGAATTTCCAACTATAAGGAGAACCAGATCACCCCCTACCTGGAGCATGAAGGCTTCGAGAAGGCCGCTATCAATTCCCTGTTCGAAGACAGCCGGGGAACGCTTTGGTTCGGGTCAGAAGGAATGGGCGCCTGTCGGCTGGACGGCAGCAGCCTGGCTGTGTATTCTTTAGAAGACGGCATCAGCAACAATTTTATCAGTGCCATACTCGAAGATGGCCGCCACAACTTCTGGCTCGGAACCGGTAGAGGAATCACCCTGATGGTGCCGGCGGAAGATAATACTTCATCGGGCCGTTTCACCAGGGACGGGCGGTTTCAATGCTTCTCCTTTGGCAAGGAAGATGGGTTGAATGCTATAGAGAACGATATATCCGCTGTGGCTCTGGACAGCCTGAACCGCATCTGGTGGGGAACCGGCAATGGCGCCATTATGCTCGACTTGAATCAGTTCGAGCTGCCTTCCGAGCCGCCCCGGGTCATGCTGAACCATATCAGGGTGGAGCAGAAATATATAAACTTCCAGAGTTTAAGCGATACGGCTTACCAAAACAGGTTCTCCTTCGGAAAAGCGCTGAGTGAAGCGTTCGACAGCACCACCCCCTTCTTCAATTATCCGGCCACCCTGCGCCTGCCGCATCACATCAATGCCCTCTCCTTTCATTTTACAGGCATAGACTGGGCGGCATCCCACAAAATAAAGTACAGGTACTACCTGGAAGGCCTGGATGAGGGTTGGAGCGATCCCACAGCGGAGAACAAGGTCGACTACCTCAACCTGCCCTTTGGCACGTTCACCTTTAAAGTTCAGGCCATAGGCGCCGCTCAGGTGTGGAGCGAACCGTTCGAATATCGTTTTACCATCCTCCCCCCCTGGTACCGCACCTGGTGGGCCTATGTGCTATTTGCCCTGTCCGGCGCGGGCCTCCTCTACGCCATCTGGCGCTACGAGCTGCGCCGCCAACTAGCCCAGGCCGAAGCCCGCCGCCTGCAGGAACTCGACGCCGTCAAGACCCGCCTCTACACCAACATCACCCACGAGTTCCGCACCCCGCTCACCATCATTCAGGGCACTGCTGCCCAACTGATGTCAAAAGTGGATTACGCGGTACGGGAAGAGTTGAAACGCATTCAGCGCAATGGCCAGCAACTGCTCCACCTCGTCAACCAGATGCTCGACCTGGCCAAACTGGAAAGCGGCAGCCTGCCGGTCAACAGGAAACAGGGCAACATCATCCCCTTCCTGAAGTACCTGCTCGAATCTTTTCACTCGCTGGCGGAGGTGAAAAACATAAGCCTGCACTTTCAATCAGCAGAAGAAACGCTGGTGATGGACTACGACGCAGAGAAAATGCGGCAGATCGTGGGGAATTTACTGTCGAATGCGGTGAAGTTTACCGGTGAGGGCGGACAGGTGGCGCTGATGGTTGACTGTCGTCCGTTGTCTGTTGCTGGTTTGCCCAACCAACAACACTCAACAAACAACAAACAACACAACTACCTTTCTGTTTCCGTTTCCGATACTGGCGCCGGCATTCCTGAAGAGAAACTACCTCACATTTTCACCCGATTCTACCAGGCAGATGACTCGGCCACCCGCCGGGGAGAAGGTACGGGCATTGGCCTTACATTGACTAAAGAACTGGTGAAGCTTCTGGGCGGGAAAATTGAAGTGAAAAGCGAGTTGGGGAAAGGAGCTGCATTCACTGTTGTCTTGCCGATTACAAATGAAGCAGATGCTATGCCCGCCTTCCCCGATACTGCATCCATAGCATCCACAGCATCCACAGCATCCACAGCATCCATAGCATCCACAGCATCCACAGCATCCACAGCATCCACAGCCCCCACAGCCCCCACAGCCCCCACAGCCACCCTCCTGATCATCGAAGACAACCCCGACGTCACCCACTACCTCTCCTCCATCCTCAAAAACAACTATACCCTGCTCACCGCCCCCAATGGACGGGCCGGCCTGGAAACCGCCCAACAGGAAATGCCCGACCTCATCCTCTGCGACGTGATGATGCCCGAGATGGACGGCTACGAGGTGTGCCGCCGGCTGAAGGGCGATGTACACACCAGCCACATTCCCATCGTCCTGCTCACTGCCAAAGCGGACACCGACTCCCGAATAGAGGGCATCGAGCAAGGCGCCGATGCCTATCTGGCCAAGCCCTTCGAGGAACGGGAACTGAAGGCCCGCCTGAAAAAACTACTGGACAACCGGGAGCGGCTGCGGGAATACTACACCTCCAACGGTTTTATCGGCCGGCAAGCGCAGCCGCCCGCCGGAGATGGCCGCCCCTCCCCTGCCGACCGGGAGTTCTTCGAAAAGCTGTTGGCCGCGGTTGAGGGCAACCTCAGCGATCCCGAGTTCAG
This genomic window contains:
- a CDS encoding response regulator produces the protein MAKPIVVKAAMPRVAPAHPNIHPVGAPIRVAIPKKLTVITPGENGILPPDTIEVESKAVPALHPEPIPALPPQRSEEAAYDISWLNNNHGLSSNNVNQIIEDKRGHIWIGTLNSGVNRYDGRSILTYTEKEGFGGEAYVIEEDRRGNLWFGCVGDVIIRYDGRHFTHYSLSDEHIGSISGIHEDRQGNIWFGSFTGGLIRYDGVFFTRYTDKHGLFSNNVQAIEEDRRGNLWVGTDKGLCRFDGRRFTRYTEKEGLAWRLILSLCEDRRGRLWIGTSRGASCYDGSSFTNYPVDETSDSPYIRRILEDSRGNIWFSVFGKGVACFDGERFTWFTKNEGMHGNLFNYLMEDSQGNIWLSGGGLTRLNPRSFTRFNGTGELTLGRVFSTYGDHSGSLWFGTSRGAFRYDGDSLALFSAEEGLALRNIRAITEDGQGRLWLGGSGGAVRYDGENFTHYTRAQGLSSYVVWSILEDKRSDIWLGTNDGGACRLDGSSFTHFTQEHGLGADQVICLLEEKHGGLLLGTYGGGISNYKENQITPYLEHEGFEKAAINSLFEDSRGTLWFGSEGMGACRLDGSSLAVYSLEDGISNNFISAILEDGRHNFWLGTGRGITLMVPAEDNTSSGRFTRDGRFQCFSFGKEDGLNAIENDISAVALDSLNRIWWGTGNGAIMLDLNQFELPSEPPRVMLNHIRVEQKYINFQSLSDTAYQNRFSFGKALSEAFDSTTPFFNYPATLRLPHHINALSFHFTGIDWAASHKIKYRYYLEGLDEGWSDPTAENKVDYLNLPFGTFTFKVQAIGAAQVWSEPFEYRFTILPPWYRTWWAYVLFALSGAGLLYAIWRYELRRQLAQAEARRLQELDAVKTRLYTNITHEFRTPLTIIQGTAAQLMSKVDYAVREELKRIQRNGQQLLHLVNQMLDLAKLESGSLPVNRKQGNIIPFLKYLLESFHSLAEVKNISLHFQSAEETLVMDYDAEKMRQIVGNLLSNAVKFTGEGGQVALMVDCRPLSVAGLPNQQHSTNNKQHNYLSVSVSDTGAGIPEEKLPHIFTRFYQADDSATRRGEGTGIGLTLTKELVKLLGGKIEVKSELGKGAAFTVVLPITNEADAMPAFPDTASIASTASTASTASIASTASTASTASTAPTAPTAPTATLLIIEDNPDVTHYLSSILKNNYTLLTAPNGRAGLETAQQEMPDLILCDVMMPEMDGYEVCRRLKGDVHTSHIPIVLLTAKADTDSRIEGIEQGADAYLAKPFEERELKARLKKLLDNRERLREYYTSNGFIGRQAQPPAGDGRPSPADREFFEKLLAAVEGNLSDPEFSAEQLADLLFVSYATCLRKVKALTNKTVKAYIRHIRIHRAARLLLEEPGRNIGAIAADTGFKSNTHFTREFRKGMGCAPSEYRRG